A stretch of Antennarius striatus isolate MH-2024 chromosome 6, ASM4005453v1, whole genome shotgun sequence DNA encodes these proteins:
- the clmpb gene encoding CXADR-like membrane protein translates to MGFPAVMSATFRSLFLALFSLLSVGAQTEMKKVVGDNATLPCHHQFPSSSSLDIEWLLQKPKSKQKVIITFFGGEVYTNEAMGSDASRLAFAGEYLGGDASLLISDLLLSDSGEYHCKVKTGGKYHWSQVNLIVLVKPSKPRCWMDGELQQGSDVKLSCKSSDGSDPINYKWERVLDKGKSLGKLPTLALIDLKNPEIVTLRNLTMDSTGVYRCTASNDVGEENCTIEVTMEQAKNMGVIAGALVGTSLGTLIVILIIWLVFRKKEKKKYEEEETPNEIREDAEAPKAKLVKPNSLSSSRSGSSRSGASSTQSMVHSSAQRVPRPRPPAIAALKENGQPPGFPQSPPSYTSVVPSKTPEPPTTPKFNSRNMSGPTPPTLMVPAQTKAFQTV, encoded by the exons ctCTATTCAGCCTGCTGTCAGTGGGTGCCCAGACGGAGATGAAGAAGGTTGTCGGGGACAATGCCACTTTACCATGCCACCATCAGTTTCCGTCATCCAGCTCCCTTGACATCGAGTGGTTGCTTCAGAAACCCAAATCCAAACAGAAAGTG ATCATAACCTTCTTTGGAGGCGAGGTGTACACCAACGAGGCGATGGGCAGCGACGCCAGCCGCCTGGCTTTCGCCGGGGAGTACCTGGGCGGAGACGCCTCCCTGCTGATCAGTGACCTGCTGCTGTCCGACTCTGGGGAGTACCACTGTAAAGTCAAGACCGGGGGGAAGTACCACTGGAGCCAGGTCAACCTCATTGTGCTCG TGAAACCCTCCAAGCCGCGCTGCTGGATGGACGGCGAACTGCAGCAAGGCAGTGACGTCAAGCTGAGCTGCAAATCCAGCGACGGTTCCGATCCCATCAACTACAAGTGGGAGCGAGTGCTGGACAAAGGCAAGAGCCTGGGCAAACTGCCAACCCTGGCACTGATAG ATCTGAAGAACCCTGAAATCGTGACCCTGAGGAATCTCACGATGGACAGCACAGGTGTCTACAGGTGCACGGCGAGCAACGACGTGGGCGAGGAAAACTGCACCATCGAAGTCACGATGGAAC AAGCAAAGAATATGGGGGTGATCGCAGGTGCCTTGGTGGGGACATCCCTCGGCACCCTCATCGTCATATTGATCATTTGGCTCGTCTTccggaagaaagagaagaagaagtatgaggaggaggagactccGAATGAGATCAG GGAGGATGCTGAGGCTCCCAAAGCCAAACTGGTGAAGCCCAACTCTCTCTCCTCGTCCCGTTCCGGAAGCTCGCGCTCCGGCGCTTCCTCCACCCAGTCCATGGTGCACAGCAGCGCCCAGCGCGTCCCCCGCCCTCGCCCCCCCGCCATAGCAGCCCTCAAGGAAAATGGACAACCTCCAGGCTTCCCCCAGTCCCCTCCATCCTACACTTCAGTGGTGCCCTCCAAGACCCCCGAGCCCCCCACCACTCCTAAATTCAACTCCAGGAACATGTCTGgacccacaccccccaccctcatGGTCCCGGCTCAGACCAAGGCCTTTCAGACTGTGTAG